In the Quercus lobata isolate SW786 chromosome 5, ValleyOak3.0 Primary Assembly, whole genome shotgun sequence genome, one interval contains:
- the LOC115993011 gene encoding uncharacterized protein LOC115993011, which produces MDASLPSSSTSRVHYRAPASSSASSSASSSDRAPLLVNHKFKDFRKKGMRHYELLGTLFNSNTATGFLQMSSAQPAPNSDEERELDAAFLSEGVHVNVSTDGFDDVEELPTPSEAQSRRQAEKRPAEASHSSGKRKKGHSLEAMTEAIWGFTDMRNRRGKKSIDTGDSAVGAASESVTAAVTLLNQHTDVDHVTYCKVVQELHHAKSRAAFFAMTADRRRAWIDFIGGGLQ; this is translated from the exons ATGGACGCCTCACTCCCTTCCTCATCCACCTCTCGAGTTCATTACAGAGCCCCTGCTTCCTCCTCTGCTTCCTCCTCTGCTTCCTCTTCTGACCGTGCTCCCTTACTG GTCAATCATAAATTCAAGGACTTCAGGAAAAAGGGGATGAGACACTATGAGCTGTTGGGCACTCTTTTCAATTCAAACACAGCCACGGGTTTCCTGCAAATGTCATCTGCCCAACCAGCTCCCAATagtgatgaagagagagaaCTTGATGCAGCCTTTCTATCTGAGGGGGTACATGTCAATGTCAGCACCGACGGTTTCGATGACGTGGAGGAGCTGCCCACACCGAGTGAAGCCCAAAGCCGGAGGCAAGCTGAAAAGCGGCCAGCTGAAGCATCTCATTCAAgtggaaaaaggaagaaagggcaCTCCCTTGAAGCCATGACTGAGGCAATATGGGGTTTTACTGACATGAGGAACCGTCGGGGGAAAAAGTCCATCGACACTGGAGACTCTGCTGTGGGGGCTGCCAGTGAGTCAGTTACAGCAGCTGTAACTCTTCTGAACCAGCACACCGATGTCGATCATGTCACGTATTGCAAGGTCGTGCAAGAACTTCATCATGCCAAGAGTAGAGCCGCTTTTTTTGCCATGACGGCTGATAGAAGAAGGGCCTGGATTGACTTTATTGGGGGTGGATTGCagtag
- the LOC115992646 gene encoding kinesin-like protein KIN-14L isoform X1 has protein sequence MEDSARSGLREFNLASRKAEEAAWRRYQAVSWLESLVGPLDISKQPSEREFISCLRNGLVLCNAINKINPGAVPKVVENPSHLQSVPWESQPLPAYQYFENVRNFLVAVEELKLPAFEASDLDRDAMEAGSAAKVVDCILTLRSYHEWKQMGGGNGFLKNVKSPFSVHSASRMHPRASAAISSDSCRRLDMSATCEKQPPIDSDNQKQPPIEADIELIVKLIVDCMVDSKENIDENLLASSRNRNMDPVKLFSRIMSSCLEEQVQNKFPELQMKLKDLLKDRSSSALRSTHMPLEEISPLENSKSCRACLSKGNCKHRSLFQMQEKELLDLKGLLSSTKREFNYLQSQVQRDLKDLESQVQELSFAAVGYYRVVKENRNLYNMVQDLKGNIRVYCRIRPSFSYEAKTVIDFVGDNGSLVILDPLKPQKDGRKVFQFNRVFGPAATQDEVFKDTQPLIRSVMDGYNVCIFAYGQTGSGKTHTMSGPSGGSMKDRGINYLALKDLFQLSNRRKDIINYDIHVQMVEIYNEQVRDLLTEDSSTTKLEIRSCTGDNGLSLPDATMHPVKSTTDVLNLMKLGEVNRVVSSTAINNSSSRSHSVLTVHVHGKDISGSTLHSCLHLVDLAGSERVDKSEVTGDRLKEAQYINKSLSCLGDVITALAQKSSHIPYRNSKLTLLLQDSLGGHAKTLMFVHVSPEEDSFGETVSTLKFAQRVSTIELGAARVNKESSEVMQLKEQIESLKKALTRKETQNMQFSKIKEPRSPTERPKAVPERTPPRPRRLSIENCSATKTEKAMNNEDRKGTPSIPTRSRRLSSEGQKYAKKDNLLIKLSDDAIKPQPFDAVSIPKYGQIQDAEAVTRPFGHFSNGGSMMEASHAKAPRSPTSTTYQKRVIRTDGRTQIPTLQLPKSPEPPIHARNEVQNMMQSELTLSTDFQTPNLIGSTNGKGSQIRRSLRTIGKLINVSEKRNQQNLMELQTPFKGATNVIGPKSPVTANARTHRRQSLTGIPASGSDKSRRSSLGGKSNDSNTKENRNAKTPPPVHPSTKISKRWL, from the exons ATGGAGGACAGTGCAAGAAGTGGGTTGCGTGAATTCAATTTGGCTTCAAGAAAGGCTGAAGAAGCAG CTTGGAGGCGATACCAAGCAGTCAGTTGGCTTGAAAGTTTGGTGGGTCCACTGGACATATCGAAGCAGCCATCAGAGAGGGAGTTCATTTCTTGCTTGAGAAATGGTCTGGTCTTATGCAATGCCATCAACAAGATTAACCCAGGAGCAGTGCCCAAG gTTGTGGAGAATCCGTCACATTTACAATCGGTCCCCTGGGAATCGCAGCCACTGCCTGCCTATCAGTACTTTGAGAATGTCCGGAACTTTTTGGTGGCTGTTGAAGAGCTGAAGTTGCCTGCTTTTGAAGCTTCTGATCTTGACAGA GATGCAATGGAGGCAGGGTCAGCAGCAAAGGTTGTTGACTGCATATTGACTCTTAGATCATATCATGAATGGAAGCAGATGGGTGGTGggaatggatttttaaaaaatgttaaatctCCATTCTCCGTGCATTCTGCTAGTAGGATGCATCCTAGAGCCTCAGCTGCAATCTCGTCAGACTCCTGTAGGCGCTTAGATATGTCTGCAACATGTGAGAAACAGCCACCTATTGACAGTGACAATCAAAAACAGCCACCTATTGAAG CAGATATAGAATTAATTGTCAAGTTAATTGTTGACTGCATGGTTGACTCAAAAGAAAACATTGATGAGAACCTCCTTGCTTCCTCCCGTAACCGAAACATG GATCCAGTAAAGCTATTCAGTAGAATCATGTCAAGTTGTTTGGAGGAACAGGTTCAGAATAAGTTCCCTGAG TTGCAAATGAAGTTAAAAGATTTATTGAAAGATAGAAGTAGCTCAGCTCTCCGATCGACACATATGCCTTTGGAGGAAATATCTCCCCTTGAAAATTCCAAG AGTTGCAGAGCTTGCTTGAGCAAAGGTAACTGCAAACATAGGAGTCTATTTCAAATGCAAGAAAAGGAACTTTTg GATCTCAAGGGCCTTTTGTCATCAACAAAGAGGGAATTCAACTACTTGCAGTCCCAGGTGCAGAGAGATTTGAAAGACCTAG AAAGTCAGGTACAGGAGTTGTCTTTTGCTGCTGTTGGATATTACAGGGTTGTAAAAGAGAACAGAAATTTATACAACATGGTCCAGGATTTGAAAG GTAATATTCGAGTTTACTGTAGAATTAGACCATCTTTCAGTTATGAAGCCAAAACTGTGATAGATTTCGTTGGAGACAATGGTTCACTTGTGATCTTAGACCCACTAAAACCACAAAAAGATGGAAGGAAAGTTTTTCAGTTTAACCGGGTGTTTGGTCCAGCTGCCACCCAAG ATGAGGTTTTTAAGGACACACAACCACTAATTAGGTCTGTGATGGATGGTTACAATGTATGCATTTTTGCCTATGGTCAAACTGGATCTGGAAAAACACATACCATG AGTGGTCCATCAGGTGGGTCAATGAAGGACAGGGGGATTAATTATCTTGCTCTGAAAGATCTGTTCCAGCTGTCTAATAGAAGGAAGGACATCATAAATTATGACATTCATGTCCAGATGGTCGAAATATATAATGAACAAGTACGAGACCTGCTTACAGAAGATTCATCAACCACCAA ATTAGAGATTCGGAGCTGTACTGGTGACAATGGCTTAAGTCTTCCAGATGCTACAATGCATCCTGTTAAGTCCACCACTGATGTTCTGAATTTGATGAAACTTGGTGAGGTGAATCGTGTTGTCAGCTCTACCGCAATTAACAACAGTAGTAGTCGTTCCCACAG TGTCCTCACAGTACATGTGCATGGAAAAGATATATCAGGAAGCACTCTCCATAGTTGCCTGCATCTGGTAGACCTTGCCGGAAGTGAACGAGTGGACAAATCTGAAGTTACAGGAGACAGGCTTAAGGAGGCACAGTATATTAATAAGTCTCTTTCTTGTTTAGGAGATGTTATTACAGCCTTGGCTCAGAAAAGCTCTCACATTCCTTACCGAAACAGCAAACTCACACTTCTTTTGCAAGACTCCTTAG GTGGACATGCTAAAACATTAATGTTTGTTCATGTGAGTCCGGAAGAAGATTCATTTGGTGAAACAGTCAGTACTTTGAAGTTTGCTCAGAGGGTTTCAACTATTGAACTTGGTGCTGCTCGTGTGAACAAGGAGAGCAGTGAGGTTATGCAACTCAAAGAACAG ATTGAGAGCCTTAAAAAGGCCTTGACAAGAAAGGAAACACAGAATATGCAGTTCAGCAAAATAAAGGAGCCAAGATCTCCAACTGAAAGACCAAAAGCAGTGCCTGAGAGAACCCCTCCACGTCCTCGAAGACTGAGCATTGAAAATTGTAGCGCCACAAAGACTGAGAAAGCAATGAATAATGAAGATAGGAAGGGAACCCCTTCCATACCAACTCGTTCAAGAAGATTGAGTTCAGAAGGTCAAAAATATGCTAAGAAGGATAATTTGCTGATAAAATTGTCAGATGATGCAATCAAACCTCAACCATTTGATGCAGTATCAATCCCAAAGTATGGCCAAATTCAAGATGCAGAAGCAGTTACAAGGCCTTTTGGGCATTTCAGCAATGGTGGTTCCATGATGGAGGCCTCTCATGCCAAGGCTCCTCGAAGTCCTACTAGTACTACCTATCAGAAGCGAGTTATTAGAACAGATGGTAGAACACAAATTCCTACTCTTCAGCTACCAAAGTCACCTGAACCGCCGATACATGCCAGAAATGAGGTTCAGAATATGATGCAAAGTGAGCTCACTCTTTCTACAGATTTCCAAACACCCAACTTGATTGGTAGCACAAATGGTAAGGGATCTCAAATAAGGAGATCACTGCGGACAATTGGAAAACTGATCAACGTCTCTGAGAAAAG GAACCAACAGAATTTGATGGAACTCCAGACACCATTCAAAGGTGCTACTAATGTCATTGGTCCCAAGTCACCAGTGACAGCTAATGCTAGGACTCATAGGAGACAATCGCTAACTGGCATTCCAGCGTCAGGGTCTGACAAGTCCCGAAGATCTTCTCTTGGAGGGAAGTCAAATGATTCTA ACACAAAAGAAAATAGGAATGCTAAGACACCTCCTCCAGTACACCCATCAACAAAGATAAGTAAGAGGTGGCTATAA
- the LOC115992646 gene encoding kinesin-like protein KIN-14L isoform X2: MEDSARSGLREFNLASRKAEEAAWRRYQAVSWLESLVGPLDISKQPSEREFISCLRNGLVLCNAINKINPGAVPKVVENPSHLQSVPWESQPLPAYQYFENVRNFLVAVEELKLPAFEASDLDRDAMEAGSAAKVVDCILTLRSYHEWKQMGGGNGFLKNVKSPFSVHSASRMHPRASAAISSDSCRRLDMSATCEKQPPIDSDNQKQPPIEADIELIVKLIVDCMVDSKENIDENLLASSRNRNMDPVKLFSRIMSSCLEEQVQNKFPELQMKLKDLLKDRSSSALRSTHMPLEEISPLENSKSCRACLSKGNCKHRSLFQMQEKELLDLKGLLSSTKREFNYLQSQVQRDLKDLESQVQELSFAAVGYYRVVKENRNLYNMVQDLKGNIRVYCRIRPSFSYEAKTVIDFVGDNGSLVILDPLKPQKDGRKVFQFNRVFGPAATQDEVFKDTQPLIRSVMDGYNVCIFAYGQTGSGKTHTMSGPSGGSMKDRGINYLALKDLFQLSNRRKDIINYDIHVQMVEIYNEQVRDLLTEDSSTTKLEIRSCTGDNGLSLPDATMHPVKSTTDVLNLMKLGEVNRVVSSTAINNSSSRSHSVLTVHVHGKDISGSTLHSCLHLVDLAGSERVDKSEVTGDRLKEAQYINKSLSCLGDVITALAQKSSHIPYRNSKLTLLLQDSLGGHAKTLMFVHVSPEEDSFGETVSTLKFAQRVSTIELGAARVNKESSEVMQLKEQIESLKKALTRKETQNMQFSKIKEPRSPTERPKAVPERTPPRPRRLSIENCSATKTEKAMNNEDRKGTPSIPTRSRRLSSEGQKYAKKDNLLIKLSDDAIKPQPFDAVSIPKYGQIQDAEAVTRPFGHFSNGGSMMEASHAKAPRSPTSTTYQKRVIRTDGRTQIPTLQLPKSPEPPIHARNEVQNMMQSELTLSTDFQTPNLIGSTNGKGSQIRRSLRTIGKLINVSEKRNQQNLMELQTPFKGATNVIGPKSPVTANARTHRRQSLTGIPASGSDKSRRSSLGGKSNDSKNRNAKTPPPVHPSTKISKRWL, encoded by the exons ATGGAGGACAGTGCAAGAAGTGGGTTGCGTGAATTCAATTTGGCTTCAAGAAAGGCTGAAGAAGCAG CTTGGAGGCGATACCAAGCAGTCAGTTGGCTTGAAAGTTTGGTGGGTCCACTGGACATATCGAAGCAGCCATCAGAGAGGGAGTTCATTTCTTGCTTGAGAAATGGTCTGGTCTTATGCAATGCCATCAACAAGATTAACCCAGGAGCAGTGCCCAAG gTTGTGGAGAATCCGTCACATTTACAATCGGTCCCCTGGGAATCGCAGCCACTGCCTGCCTATCAGTACTTTGAGAATGTCCGGAACTTTTTGGTGGCTGTTGAAGAGCTGAAGTTGCCTGCTTTTGAAGCTTCTGATCTTGACAGA GATGCAATGGAGGCAGGGTCAGCAGCAAAGGTTGTTGACTGCATATTGACTCTTAGATCATATCATGAATGGAAGCAGATGGGTGGTGggaatggatttttaaaaaatgttaaatctCCATTCTCCGTGCATTCTGCTAGTAGGATGCATCCTAGAGCCTCAGCTGCAATCTCGTCAGACTCCTGTAGGCGCTTAGATATGTCTGCAACATGTGAGAAACAGCCACCTATTGACAGTGACAATCAAAAACAGCCACCTATTGAAG CAGATATAGAATTAATTGTCAAGTTAATTGTTGACTGCATGGTTGACTCAAAAGAAAACATTGATGAGAACCTCCTTGCTTCCTCCCGTAACCGAAACATG GATCCAGTAAAGCTATTCAGTAGAATCATGTCAAGTTGTTTGGAGGAACAGGTTCAGAATAAGTTCCCTGAG TTGCAAATGAAGTTAAAAGATTTATTGAAAGATAGAAGTAGCTCAGCTCTCCGATCGACACATATGCCTTTGGAGGAAATATCTCCCCTTGAAAATTCCAAG AGTTGCAGAGCTTGCTTGAGCAAAGGTAACTGCAAACATAGGAGTCTATTTCAAATGCAAGAAAAGGAACTTTTg GATCTCAAGGGCCTTTTGTCATCAACAAAGAGGGAATTCAACTACTTGCAGTCCCAGGTGCAGAGAGATTTGAAAGACCTAG AAAGTCAGGTACAGGAGTTGTCTTTTGCTGCTGTTGGATATTACAGGGTTGTAAAAGAGAACAGAAATTTATACAACATGGTCCAGGATTTGAAAG GTAATATTCGAGTTTACTGTAGAATTAGACCATCTTTCAGTTATGAAGCCAAAACTGTGATAGATTTCGTTGGAGACAATGGTTCACTTGTGATCTTAGACCCACTAAAACCACAAAAAGATGGAAGGAAAGTTTTTCAGTTTAACCGGGTGTTTGGTCCAGCTGCCACCCAAG ATGAGGTTTTTAAGGACACACAACCACTAATTAGGTCTGTGATGGATGGTTACAATGTATGCATTTTTGCCTATGGTCAAACTGGATCTGGAAAAACACATACCATG AGTGGTCCATCAGGTGGGTCAATGAAGGACAGGGGGATTAATTATCTTGCTCTGAAAGATCTGTTCCAGCTGTCTAATAGAAGGAAGGACATCATAAATTATGACATTCATGTCCAGATGGTCGAAATATATAATGAACAAGTACGAGACCTGCTTACAGAAGATTCATCAACCACCAA ATTAGAGATTCGGAGCTGTACTGGTGACAATGGCTTAAGTCTTCCAGATGCTACAATGCATCCTGTTAAGTCCACCACTGATGTTCTGAATTTGATGAAACTTGGTGAGGTGAATCGTGTTGTCAGCTCTACCGCAATTAACAACAGTAGTAGTCGTTCCCACAG TGTCCTCACAGTACATGTGCATGGAAAAGATATATCAGGAAGCACTCTCCATAGTTGCCTGCATCTGGTAGACCTTGCCGGAAGTGAACGAGTGGACAAATCTGAAGTTACAGGAGACAGGCTTAAGGAGGCACAGTATATTAATAAGTCTCTTTCTTGTTTAGGAGATGTTATTACAGCCTTGGCTCAGAAAAGCTCTCACATTCCTTACCGAAACAGCAAACTCACACTTCTTTTGCAAGACTCCTTAG GTGGACATGCTAAAACATTAATGTTTGTTCATGTGAGTCCGGAAGAAGATTCATTTGGTGAAACAGTCAGTACTTTGAAGTTTGCTCAGAGGGTTTCAACTATTGAACTTGGTGCTGCTCGTGTGAACAAGGAGAGCAGTGAGGTTATGCAACTCAAAGAACAG ATTGAGAGCCTTAAAAAGGCCTTGACAAGAAAGGAAACACAGAATATGCAGTTCAGCAAAATAAAGGAGCCAAGATCTCCAACTGAAAGACCAAAAGCAGTGCCTGAGAGAACCCCTCCACGTCCTCGAAGACTGAGCATTGAAAATTGTAGCGCCACAAAGACTGAGAAAGCAATGAATAATGAAGATAGGAAGGGAACCCCTTCCATACCAACTCGTTCAAGAAGATTGAGTTCAGAAGGTCAAAAATATGCTAAGAAGGATAATTTGCTGATAAAATTGTCAGATGATGCAATCAAACCTCAACCATTTGATGCAGTATCAATCCCAAAGTATGGCCAAATTCAAGATGCAGAAGCAGTTACAAGGCCTTTTGGGCATTTCAGCAATGGTGGTTCCATGATGGAGGCCTCTCATGCCAAGGCTCCTCGAAGTCCTACTAGTACTACCTATCAGAAGCGAGTTATTAGAACAGATGGTAGAACACAAATTCCTACTCTTCAGCTACCAAAGTCACCTGAACCGCCGATACATGCCAGAAATGAGGTTCAGAATATGATGCAAAGTGAGCTCACTCTTTCTACAGATTTCCAAACACCCAACTTGATTGGTAGCACAAATGGTAAGGGATCTCAAATAAGGAGATCACTGCGGACAATTGGAAAACTGATCAACGTCTCTGAGAAAAG GAACCAACAGAATTTGATGGAACTCCAGACACCATTCAAAGGTGCTACTAATGTCATTGGTCCCAAGTCACCAGTGACAGCTAATGCTAGGACTCATAGGAGACAATCGCTAACTGGCATTCCAGCGTCAGGGTCTGACAAGTCCCGAAGATCTTCTCTTGGAGGGAAGTCAAATGATTCTA AAAATAGGAATGCTAAGACACCTCCTCCAGTACACCCATCAACAAAGATAAGTAAGAGGTGGCTATAA
- the LOC115990899 gene encoding uncharacterized protein LOC115990899, which yields MNVKIISWNVRGLNEQDKRLWVRNLIRSWRPDIVCLQETKMELITRVVIRSLWGGQHVDWSYLGSCGASRGVLLMWDTRVVDKVEEAVGHFSVSSGDRRFLWEELSGLSSWWNVPWCVGGDFNVVRFPSERAGATAFTAAMREFSEFISEQGLIDIPLEGGTFTWSNSREVASKARLDRFLFSQDWEDKFPTVCQRRMSRLLSDHFPIVLEGGSFHRGRRPFRFENMWLKDEGFVERVRSWWESYHLQGAPSFVLANKLKLLKHDLKKWNVEVFGNVEERGKQLWKDLSVLETIEDSRGLTEEEKLELERIRGELEKASLLEEICWRQKSRVLCIREGDRNTKFFHRVANSHRRFNSIDRLTVDGELSSDPEAIAECISRF from the exons ATGAATGTGAAGATTATTTCTTGGAATGTTAGAGGGTTGAATGAGCAGGATAAAAGGCTTTGGGTCAGAAATTTGATTAGGAGTTGGAGGCCGGATATTGTATGTCTTCAAGAAACTAAAATGGAATTGATAACTAGAGTTGTGATTCGAAGTCTGTGGGGTGGCCAACATGTTGATTGGTCATATTTAGGTTCTTGTGGAGCTTCTAGAGGGGTGTTACTGATGTGGGACACACGAGTTGTGGACAAAGTGGAGGAAGCAGTGGGACATTTTTCAGTTTCTT CGGGTGACAGAAGGTTTTTATGGGAGGAATTATCTGGGTTGAGCAGTTGGTGGAATGTGCCATGGTGTGTGGGAGGTGATTTTAATGTGGTAAGATTCCCTTCCGAACGTGCTGGTGCTACTGCGTTTACTGCTGCTATGCGTGAGTTTTCTGAGTTTATTTCAGAGCAAGGTCTGATTGATATCCCGTTGGAAGGGGGAACTTTTACTTGGTCTAATTCTCGTGAAGTTGCATCGAAGGCTAGGCTGGACAGATTCTTATTCTCTCAAGATTGGGAGGATAAGTTCCCTACTGTTTGCCAGCGAAGAATGTCGAGGCTCTTATCAGATCATTTTCCGATTGTCTTGGAAGGTGGATCCTTTCATAGGGGCAGGAGGCCGTTTcgatttgaaaatatgtggctTAAGGATGAGGGTTTTGTGGAAAGGGTGCGATCTTGGTGGGAATCTTATCATTTGCAGGGGGCTCCGAGTTTTGTGTTGGCTAACAAACTAAAGCTTCTGAAACatgatttgaaaaaatggaatgTAGAGGTTTTTGGTAATGTAGAAGAACGGGGGAAACAATTGTGGAAGGATCTTAGTGTTCTAGAGACTATTGAGGATAGTCGTGGTCTAACAGAAGAGGAAAAGTTGGAGTTGGAAAGGATCCGAGGGGAGTTAGAGAAAGCTTCTCTTTTGGAAGAAATTTGTTGGAGACAGAAATCTAGAGTTCTTTGTATTAGAGAAGGTGACAGGAATACTAAGTTCTTTCATCGTGTAGCCAATTCTCACAGGAGATTTAACTCCATTGATAGGCTTACGGTAGATGGAGAATTGTCTTCAGATCCGGAGGCCATAGCAGAGTGTATCTCTCGTTTTTAG